One part of the Solanum dulcamara chromosome 8, daSolDulc1.2, whole genome shotgun sequence genome encodes these proteins:
- the LOC129901326 gene encoding pentatricopeptide repeat-containing protein At3g25210, mitochondrial encodes MRSSVRRPIISSLLSSLSLRRISSAAAADHYPKIISSPPPFSDELPDPIPRTRTRTPLEKQFESWINNLKPGFTPADVNEALRAQTDPDLALDIFRWTGQQRGYKHNHVTYLNMINIAVSSKRYRIVETLVEEVLAGACPPSLPLYNSMIKFCCGRKFLFNRAFDIYKKMTKCEDAKPSLETYNLLLNALLSKFNKLHVCYVYLHSVRSLAKQMKSFGVIPDTFALNMIIKAYSKCLEVDEAIRVFREMGLYGCEPDAFTYGYIAKGLCEKGRVNQGLEFFKEMRNKGFIPKGSTYMILVCSLALEHRFEDASEVVFDMLDNSLSPDQLTYKTVMEELSREGRGNYAFELLEEFKKRDSLMNEKTYKSLLNTLYFLNKD; translated from the coding sequence ATGCGGTCGTCCGTGCGCCGTCCGATCATCTCCTCTCTCTTGTCTTCACTATCTCTCCGCCGTATATCCAGCGCCGCCGCCGCAGATCACTACCCAAAAATCATATCATCTCCGCCGCCGTTCTCCGATGAACTCCCTGACCCTATTCCACGAACCCGAACTCGAACTCCATTGGAGAAACAGTTCGAATCATGGATCAACAATCTCAAACCAGGGTTCACTCCAGCTGATGTAAACGAAGCCTTGAGAGCACAAACCGACCCCGACCTTGCCCTCGATATCTTCCGGTGGACCGGCCAACAACGGGGCTACAAGCACAACCATGTCACTTACTTAAACATGATTAACATTGCAGTCTCAAGTAAGCGTTATCGCATTGTGGAGACCCTAGTCGAGGAAGTTCTCGCTGGCGCTTGCCCGCCGAGCCTCCCTCTGTACAATTCCATGATTAAGTTTTGCTGCGGTcgtaaattcttatttaatcGTGCATTTGATATTTacaagaaaatgacaaaatgTGAAGATGCTAAGCCGTCATTAGAAACTTATAATTTGTTGCTGAATGCTCTTCTCAGTAAATTTAATAAGTTACATGTTTGTTACGTGTATTTACATTCTGTTCGATCATTAGCGAAGCAAATGAAGTCTTTTGGGGTGATTCCAGATACATTTGCATTGAATATGATAATCAAGGCTTATTCTAAGTGTCTAGAGGTTGATGAGGCTATTCGTGTTTTTCGTGAAATGGGTTTGTATGGATGTGAGCCTGATGCGTTTACTTATGGCTATATAGCCAAAGGGTTGTGCGAGAAGGGAAGAGTGAATCAGGGGCTTGAGTTTTTTAAGGAAATGAGGAACAAAGGGTTTATTCCGAAAGGATCTACTTATATGATACTGGTTTGTAGTCTTGCTTTGGAGCATCGCTTTGAGGATGCCAGTGAGGTGGTATTTGATATGTTGGATAATTCGTTGTCACCTGATCAGCTTACTTATAAAACAGTGATGGAAGAATTGAGTAGGGAAGGAAGAGGAAATTATGCATTTGAACTTCTTGAAGAATTTAAGAAGAGGGATAGCTTAATGAAtgagaagacttacaagtcttTGTTGAATactttatattttcttaataaggaCTAA
- the LOC129901669 gene encoding uncharacterized protein LOC129901669 isoform X1 gives MGGDTTSPNCPLIYSTEESSFDLNFLENPLSSPTVLSGSDCFGSKVENGEVGPGSVELKGFIRTSSNMIDEVNKKRIRKVYMDILESYEELQFHKDHLKEFKNKILSYTPGSWIEEVGGMKASDYNIPKKITLLLIGPRGSGKSSLVNKISRVFDDDDPFTPERAQVSCTFCFFFPHVISGTQIKDNEKVYSSDGDGTYFLHEYTIPRGSSSFCLYDTRGLSDDLSENKKIVERWMTKGVRHGNLITRDSDDAHLKSKVHRNRYRASETNVVNCIIFVVSAVQMLQSMDSDDETKRQQTQAVAITFNYPLLSFKDEKPIVVLTHGDLLSFSDRTRIRMYLGQLLGIHPKKQIFDIPESDDFGTRLTILNMLRHCLEHADKNLPFKKDLPFKGPYSSKGALQMLVLCLLLIYAVLAILFGMGMMFMNTLQAKVASVPNSQVSQSHVDIDWDATTVDSVPNLQPEAMQPHVNLDCHASEVDSVCDLHPEAMQLHVNLGCHASEADSVCDLHPEPPQSDVDVDWGAIRHLWSD, from the exons ATGGGTGGAGATACTACATCCCCTAATTGTCCCCTCATCTATTCCACTG AAGAATCATCTTTTGATCTAAACTTCCTAGAAAACCCATTAAGCTCGCCTACCGTTCTCAG TGGTAGTGATTGTTTTGGCTCAAAAGTAGAGAATGGAGAAGTTGGACCAGGTTCTGTGGAATTGAAGGGATTCATTCGAACTTCTTCAAATATGATCGATGAGGTGAATAAAAAGCGGATAAGGAAAGTATATATGGATATCCTTGAGAGCTATGAGGAGCTGCAGTTCCATAAGGACCATTTGAaggaattcaaaaataaaatcttgaG CTACACCCCTGGATCATGGATTGAGGAGGTGGGTGGCATGAAAGCGAGTGATTACAATATACCAAAAAAGATTACACTGTTGTTGATTGGTCCAAGAGGATCTGGAAAAAGCAGTCTTGTTAACAAGATCTCCAGGGTGTTCGATGATGATGATCCTTTTACACCAGAAAGAGCTCAAGTATCGTGTACGTTCTGTTTCTTCTTTCCTCATGTAATAAGTGGAACTCAGATAAAAGATAATGAGAAAGTAT ATTCTTCTGATGGAGATGGGACATATTTTCTCCATGAGTACACGATACCAAGAGGTTCGAGTTCTTTCTGTTTGTATGACACACGTGGTTTGTCGGATGATTTgagtgaaaataagaaaattgtgGAGCGCTGGATGACAAAGGGGGTTCGCCATGGGAATCTAATAACGAg GGATTCTGATGATGCACATCTGAAGTCTAAAGTTCACCGAAATAGATACCGTGCCAGTGAGACAAATGTGGTTAATTGTATCATATTTGTTGTCAGTGCGGTCCAAATGCTGCAGTCTATGGACAGTGATGATGAAACAAAGAGGCAACAAACTCAAGCTGTTGCTATAACTTTCAACTACCCTCTCTTGTCATTCAAAG ATGAAAAACCTATCGTTGTGCTCACACATGGTGATTTACTTTCATTTTCGGATCGTACGCGCATCCGCATGTATTTGGGGCAGCTGCTGGgtattcatcccaagaaacaaattTTTGACATCCCAG AAAGTGATGATTTTGGAACTAGGTTGACTATACTCAACATGCTGCGCCATTGTCTTGAGCATGCTGATAAAAACTTACCCTTCAAAAAAGACCTACCCTTCAAAGGCCCATACAGCAGCAAG GGAGCCTTGCAGATGCTTGTATTATGTCTTCTATTGATATATGCGGTTCTAGCAATACTTTTCGGAATGGGGATGATGTTCATGAATACTCTCCAAGCCAAGGTTGCCTCTGTTCCCAATTCACAGGTATCGCAGTCACATGTAGACATAGATTGGGATGCAACTACCGTTGATTCTGTACCCAATCTTCAGCCTGAGGCAATGCAACCACATGTAAACTTAGATTGTCATGCAAGTGAGGTTGATTCTGTTTGCGATCTTCACCCTGAGGCAATGCAACTGCATGTTAACTTAGGTTGTCATGCAAGTGAGGCTGATTCTGTTTGTGATCTTCACCCTGAGCCCCCCCAATCAGATGTAGACGTAGATTGGGGTGCAATCCGACACTTATGGTCTGACTAA
- the LOC129901670 gene encoding GTP cyclohydrolase 1, which translates to MFINSSPTNSHSSVFWVKFSSFGSLGVSNLESLAKIFRIKVSDFCSFSFFIISVIISFCVSMGALDEGHYHADIENEVNFELGFGGQPETLAIEDAVRVLLQGLGEDINREGIKKTPFRVAKALRQGTRGYKQKVNDIVHGALFPEAGLEGGSGQAGGVGGLVIVRDLDLFSYCESCLLPFQVKCHVGYVPSGKRVVGLSKLSRVADVFAKQLQSPQRLADEVCTALQHGIKPTGVAVVLQCIHIHFPNFESAFLESTSQGWVKIIATSGSGVFEDENADVWTDFLSLLKFRGISIDNTHRRPSDQAWCPSQSYGMPGQANSAMTNAVLAILKSLGEDPLREELVGTPSRFVKWFMNFRNSNLEMKLNGFVRSRIDTRSPSGQVGNFKDGICSELNLSFWSQCEHHLLPFQGVVHVGYHSSDGVNPVGRPLVQSVVHFYGFKLQVQERLTRQIAETVSSFLGEDIIVVVEANHTCMISRGIEKFGSNTATFAVLGRFSTDPVARAKFLQSLPHSCSAGDVFS; encoded by the exons ATGTTCATCAATAGCAGCCCTACAAATTCCCATTCCTCCGtattttgggtcaaattttcctcatttgGGTCATTGGGTGTCTCAAATTTGGAATCTTTGGCTAAAATCTTTCGAATAAAAGTTTCagatttttgttctttttctttcttcatcaTCTCTGTTATTATTTCGTTTTGTGTGTCAATGGGCGCATTAGATGAGGGACACTATCATGCAGATATAGAGAACGAAGTTAATTTTGAGCTTGGCTTTGGAGGTCAACCTGAAACACTGGCTATTGAGGATGCTGTTAGAGTCCTCTTACAGGGTTTGGGTGAAGATATTAATAGGGAAGGAATCAAGAAAACCCCTTTTCGTGTTGCTAAGGCTCTTAGACAAGGAACAAGAG GTTACAAACAAAAAGTGAATGATATTGTTCATGGTGCGTTATTCCCTGAAGCTGGATTGGAAGGTGGAAGTGGTCAGGCTGGAGGCGTTGGTGGGCTTGTGATTGTTCGAGATCTTGATCTCTTTTCATACTGTGAGTCTTGCTTGCTTCCATTCCAGGTTAAGTGTCATGTAGGTTATGTCCCATCTGGAAAAAGGGTTGTAGGACTAAGCAAGCTCTCTCGGGTTGCTGATGTTTTTGCAAAACAGCTCCAAAGTCCACAGCGCCTTGCTGATGAAGTTTGCACTGCTTTGCAGCATGGAATCAAGCCAACAGGCGTTGCTGTGGTTCTACAGTGTATTCATATtcattttccaaattttgaatCAGCATTTCTCGAATCGACTTCCCAAGGATGGGTAAAGATAATAGCTACCTCAGGTTCTGGTGTTTTTGAGGATGAGAATGCTGATGTTTGGACTGATTTTTTGAGTCTACTAAAATTCAGAGGTATAAGCATAGACAACACTCATCGTAGGCCCTCTGACCAAGCATGGTGCCCATCTCAATCTTATGGCATGCCAGGACAAGCAAATTCAGCTATGACAAATGCAGTGCTTGCAATACTTAAGTCTCTGGGCGAAGATCCATTGAGAGAAGAGCTTGTAGGAACCCCATCTCGGTTCGTGAAGTGGTTCATGAACTTTAGAAACTCTAATTTGGAGATGAAATTGAATGGCTTTGTTCGAAGTAGAATAGATACTCGAAGTCCCTCTGGTCAGGTTGGTAATTTTAAAGATGGTATCTGTTCCGAACTCAATTTGTCATTCTGGTCCCAGTGTGAACATCATCTACTCCCTTTTCAAGGCGTGGTGCACGTTGGTTATCACTCTTCAGATGGAGTGAACCCCGTTGGAAGGCCTCTGGTGCAATCAGTAGTACATTTTTATGGTTTTAAACTCCAAGTACAGGAGAGGCTTACCAGACAAATAGCTGAGACCGTTTCATCATTTTTAGGTGAAGACATAATCGTAGTTGTGGAAGCAAATCACACGTGTATGATATCTAGAGGAATCGAGAAGTTTGGAAGCAACACAGCCACATTTGCTGTGTTGGGTCGATTTTCCACTGACCCTGTTGCAAGAGCAAAATTTTTGCAGAGCCTCCCACACTCTTGTTCTGCAGGAGATGTCTTTTCTTAA
- the LOC129899072 gene encoding serine/threonine-protein kinase MHK — translation MERYRILKELGDGTCGNVYKAINTETSEIVAVKKMKRKFYFWEECINLREIKSLRKLNHPNIIKLKEIVRENNVLFFILEYMEHNLYQLMKDRQGPFLEEEIRGLMSQVLQGLAHMHKNGYFHRDLKPENLLVTNDVIKIADFGLAREVSSLPPFTDYVSTRWYRAPEVLLQSSSYTPAIDMWAVGAVLAELFTLCPIFPGESEIDQLYKICCVLGPPDWTSFPELRSASRLFDISCLDITPANLSDVIPNASLEAIDLIKQLCSWDPLRRPTADQCLQHPFFHVDMRIPRPLGDPLQMNLSNVGPEPNLELNLWDFGTEKDDCYLGLTLAVNPSPSCLDLFPAKMAGKSQGTGTDMLFCPGFQDHSQQSVFWSLFPPDHHQISTPVDSSLSLSFSTIPHSTIGAPQSTGFGMTSLQTNFLEHPFLAMSSSFQQGRCL, via the exons ATGGAAAG ATATAGAATATTGAAGGAGCTTGGAGATGGAACATGTGGTAATGTATATAAGGCCATTAATACAGAAACATCTGAAATT GTTGCAGTTAAGAAAATGAAGAGGAAGTTCTATTTTTGGGAAGAATGCATTAATCTACGTGAAATAAAG TCCCTCCGTAAATTGAATCATCCTAACATCATCAAACTGAAGGAGATTGTCAGGGAGAACAATGTGCTTTTCTTCATACTTGAATACATG GAACATAACTTGTACCAACTAATGAAAGATCGGCAAGGACCTTTCCTAGAGGAAGAGATTCGAGGATTGATGTCTCAGGTGTTGCAAGGACTTGCCCATATGCATAAAAATGGCTACTTTCATCGGGACTTGAAACCTG AGAATTTACTGGTGACGAATGATGTAATTAAAATTGCTGATTTTGGGTTGGCTCGTGAAGTGTCTTCATTACCTCCTTTCACTGATTATGTTTCAACTCGTTG GTACCGAGCACCGGAAGTTTTGTTGCAATCTTCATCATACACACCTGCTATTG ATATGTGGGCAGTTGGTGCGGTACTTGCTGAACTTTTCACTCTTTGCCCAATTTTCCCTGGTGAAAG TGAAATTGATCAGTTGTATAAGATATGCTGTGTTCTTGGACCGCCAGATTGGACTAGCTTCCCAGAACTAAGAAGTGCTTCACGGTTGTTTGATATAAGCTGTCTTGAT ATTACACCAGCTAATCTGTCTGATGTCATTCCAAATGCTAGCTTGGAAGCTATTGATTTGATCAAG CAACTCTGCTCGTGGGACCCATTGAGGAGACCAACTGCTGACCAATGCTTACAGCACCCATTTTTTCAT GTTGATATGCGTATTCCTCGACCTCTAGGGGATCCATTGCAGATGAATTTAAGTAATGTTG GACCTGAGCCTAATCTTGAGTTGAACCTGTGGGATTTTGGGACAGAAAAAGATGATTGCTATCTTGGTTTGACTTTGGCTGTGAACCCAAGTCCCTCTTGTCTGG ATTTATTTCCTGCGAAGATGGCAGGTAAAAGTCAAGGTACAGGAACG GATATGTTGTTCTGCCCTGGTTTCCAAGATCACTCACAACAATCAG TTTTCTGGTCATTGTTTCCTCCCGATCACCATCAAATATCTACTCCGGTGGACTCCTCATTGTCATTATCATTCAG CACAATTCCACACTCAACCATTGGGGCTCCACAATCAACTGGTTTTGGCATGACATCTTTGCAGACTAACTTCTTGGAGCACCCCTTTCTGGCTATGTCATCCTCCTTCCAGCAGGGACGTTGCCTTTGA
- the LOC129901669 gene encoding uncharacterized protein LOC129901669 isoform X2: MGGDTTSPNCPLIYSTEESSFDLNFLENPLSSPTVLSGSDCFGSKVENGEVGPGSVELKGFIRTSSNMIDEVNKKRIRKVYMDILESYEELQFHKDHLKEFKNKILSYTPGSWIEEVGGMKASDYNIPKKITLLLIGPRGSGKSSLVNKISRVFDDDDPFTPERAQVSYSSDGDGTYFLHEYTIPRGSSSFCLYDTRGLSDDLSENKKIVERWMTKGVRHGNLITRDSDDAHLKSKVHRNRYRASETNVVNCIIFVVSAVQMLQSMDSDDETKRQQTQAVAITFNYPLLSFKDEKPIVVLTHGDLLSFSDRTRIRMYLGQLLGIHPKKQIFDIPESDDFGTRLTILNMLRHCLEHADKNLPFKKDLPFKGPYSSKGALQMLVLCLLLIYAVLAILFGMGMMFMNTLQAKVASVPNSQVSQSHVDIDWDATTVDSVPNLQPEAMQPHVNLDCHASEVDSVCDLHPEAMQLHVNLGCHASEADSVCDLHPEPPQSDVDVDWGAIRHLWSD; the protein is encoded by the exons ATGGGTGGAGATACTACATCCCCTAATTGTCCCCTCATCTATTCCACTG AAGAATCATCTTTTGATCTAAACTTCCTAGAAAACCCATTAAGCTCGCCTACCGTTCTCAG TGGTAGTGATTGTTTTGGCTCAAAAGTAGAGAATGGAGAAGTTGGACCAGGTTCTGTGGAATTGAAGGGATTCATTCGAACTTCTTCAAATATGATCGATGAGGTGAATAAAAAGCGGATAAGGAAAGTATATATGGATATCCTTGAGAGCTATGAGGAGCTGCAGTTCCATAAGGACCATTTGAaggaattcaaaaataaaatcttgaG CTACACCCCTGGATCATGGATTGAGGAGGTGGGTGGCATGAAAGCGAGTGATTACAATATACCAAAAAAGATTACACTGTTGTTGATTGGTCCAAGAGGATCTGGAAAAAGCAGTCTTGTTAACAAGATCTCCAGGGTGTTCGATGATGATGATCCTTTTACACCAGAAAGAGCTCAAGTATCGT ATTCTTCTGATGGAGATGGGACATATTTTCTCCATGAGTACACGATACCAAGAGGTTCGAGTTCTTTCTGTTTGTATGACACACGTGGTTTGTCGGATGATTTgagtgaaaataagaaaattgtgGAGCGCTGGATGACAAAGGGGGTTCGCCATGGGAATCTAATAACGAg GGATTCTGATGATGCACATCTGAAGTCTAAAGTTCACCGAAATAGATACCGTGCCAGTGAGACAAATGTGGTTAATTGTATCATATTTGTTGTCAGTGCGGTCCAAATGCTGCAGTCTATGGACAGTGATGATGAAACAAAGAGGCAACAAACTCAAGCTGTTGCTATAACTTTCAACTACCCTCTCTTGTCATTCAAAG ATGAAAAACCTATCGTTGTGCTCACACATGGTGATTTACTTTCATTTTCGGATCGTACGCGCATCCGCATGTATTTGGGGCAGCTGCTGGgtattcatcccaagaaacaaattTTTGACATCCCAG AAAGTGATGATTTTGGAACTAGGTTGACTATACTCAACATGCTGCGCCATTGTCTTGAGCATGCTGATAAAAACTTACCCTTCAAAAAAGACCTACCCTTCAAAGGCCCATACAGCAGCAAG GGAGCCTTGCAGATGCTTGTATTATGTCTTCTATTGATATATGCGGTTCTAGCAATACTTTTCGGAATGGGGATGATGTTCATGAATACTCTCCAAGCCAAGGTTGCCTCTGTTCCCAATTCACAGGTATCGCAGTCACATGTAGACATAGATTGGGATGCAACTACCGTTGATTCTGTACCCAATCTTCAGCCTGAGGCAATGCAACCACATGTAAACTTAGATTGTCATGCAAGTGAGGTTGATTCTGTTTGCGATCTTCACCCTGAGGCAATGCAACTGCATGTTAACTTAGGTTGTCATGCAAGTGAGGCTGATTCTGTTTGTGATCTTCACCCTGAGCCCCCCCAATCAGATGTAGACGTAGATTGGGGTGCAATCCGACACTTATGGTCTGACTAA